Proteins co-encoded in one Malus sylvestris chromosome 7, drMalSylv7.2, whole genome shotgun sequence genomic window:
- the LOC126629737 gene encoding ACT domain-containing protein ACR12, protein MALFASSINLHLSKISHSEFAPRPRPSPYDPPKLLPFPAVCSSQRAAANAFSRERNIMRASMNGLNAVGSSSLKSDQGADYLPMPVVMIDQDSDSDATIVQLSFGDRLGALIDTMNALKDLGLDVAKGTVTTEGPVKQTKFYITRLDTGRKVEDPDMLERIRLTIINNLLKYHPESSQHLAMGEAFGIKAPEKKLDVDIATHIHVKEDGPKKSLLYIETADRPGLLVEIIKIIADVNIDVESAEIDTEGLVAKDKFHVSYRGAALNSSLSQVLVNCLRYYIRRPETDIDSY, encoded by the exons ATGGCGCTCTTTGCTTCTTCCATCAATCTCCATCtatctaaaatctctcattcCGAATTTGCCCCTCGGCCCCGCCCCTCCCCGTACGACCCCCCCAAACTCCTCCCTTTTCCTGCCGTATGCTCCTCCCAACGTGCTGCCGCCAACGCCTTCTCCAGAGAAAG GAACATTATGCGTGCGTCGATGAATGGTCTGAATGCAGTTGGATCAAGCTCGTTG AAGTCTGATCAAGGTGCTGATTATCTTCCAATGCCAGTTGTTATGATCGATCAAGATTCAGATTCTGATGCAACTATTGTGCAACTCAGCTTCGGCGATCGCCTTGGAGCACTCATTGATACG ATGAATGCATTGAAAGATTTGGGATTGGATGTGGCTAAGGGAACTGTCACCACTGAGGGACCAGTCAAACAAACGAAGTTTTATATAACACGATT AGACACTGGGCGCAAAGTTGAAGATCCCGATATGTTAGAGAGAATTCGACTTACCATCATCAACAATCTTTTGAAGTATCATCCA GAATCTAGTCAGCATCTAGCAATGGGTGAAGCATTTGGAATAAAAGCTCCAGAGAAGAAG CTTGATGTGGATATTGCAACTCATATACATGTGAAGGAAGATGGACCTAAGAAGAG CTTGCTTTACATAGAGACAGCAGATAGACCTGGGTTGCTAGTAGAAATCATAAAAATCATTGCTGACGTTAATATCGATGTGGAATCAGCTGAGATTGATACAGAA GGGTTGGTAGCCAAAGATAAATTTCATGTTAGCTACAGAGGGGCAGCATTAAACAGTTCCTTGTCTCAG gtGTTGGTGAACTGTTTGCGTTACTACATCCGTAGGCCAGAAACAGATATAGATAGTTACTAA
- the LOC126630842 gene encoding germin-like protein subfamily 3 member 2, producing the protein MVYKTVVLFVILLFNMSYVIFASDPDPVQDFCIANTEPASHSSQCKNSSLATVEDFVFSGIKVPGKFGPTGLSGVSVNSNVFPGLNTLGMSFVRADFEVGGVNVPHFHPRATETAFVLEGKIYSGFVDTNNRIFAKVIEKGEVMVFPRGLLHFQMNVGDTPATLLGSFDSQNPGSQRIPAAIFGSGIKDKLLEKAFGLSSKEISKLKKKLGSH; encoded by the coding sequence ATGGTTTACAAAACGGTAGTCCTTTTCGTTATCCTCCTCTTCAACATGAGCTATGTGATTTTCGCTTCTGATCCGGATCCGGTTCAAGACTTCTGCATAGCCAACACAGAGCCTGCAAGCCATTCCAGCCAATGCAAGAACTCATCCCTCGCAACTGTAGAAGATTTTGTATTTTCTGGCATTAAGGTTCCTGGAAAGTTTGGTCCTACCGGGCTTTCTGGCGTTTCGGTGAACTCAAATGTCTTTCCAGGACTCAACACACTTGGCATGTCATTTGTCCGAGCTGACTTTGAAGTTGGTGGAGTAAACGTGCCACATTTTCACCCGAGAGCCACGGAGACTGCATTCGTGCTCGAAGGAAAGATTTATTCGGGGTTTGTTGATACGAATAACAGGATTTTCGCCAAAGTGATCGAAAAAGGTGAGGTGATGGTGTTTCCAAGGGGTCTACTGCACTTCCAAATGAATGTTGGTGATACTCCGGCAACTTTATTGGGCAGCTTTGACAGCCAAAACCCCGGATCCCAGAGAATCCCCGCTGCAATTTTCGGATCCGGTATCAAAGATAAGCTCTTGGAAAAAGCTTTTGGATTGAGTTCTAAGGAGATTTCTAAGTTGAAAAAGAAGCTTGGTTCACATTGA
- the LOC126630841 gene encoding protein trichome birefringence-like 36 has protein sequence MSKPKLQLLFFSCIFIVFLCFFHGKSSHLELEDDSWLDDEDDAVNMVQSHQNSRRRCELSDGKWVYDQSYPLYDSTCPYLSTAVTCQKNGRPDSDYEKWRWKPNSCSIPRFDALKFLGKMRRKRIMLVGDSIMRNQWESLVCLVQGVVPTGRKRVTYSGPSMAFHAMDFETSIEFSWAPLLVELNRGADKKRILHLDLIEENAKYWRGADVLVFDSAHWWTHSDKSSSWDYYMEGHSLYTNINPMVAYQKGLTTWAKWIDLNLDPRKTRVIFRSMSPRHNRENGWRCYNQKQPLAYFSHQHVPEPLIVLQTVLRNMRFPVYLQDITTMSAFRRDGHPSVYRRAMGQEEKQHPGGLSSDCSHWCLPGVPDSWNEMLNALL, from the exons ATGAGCaaaccaaagcttcaactcctcTTCTTCTCCTGCATCTTCATTGTCTTTCTATGCTTCTTTCATGGGAAGTCATCACATCTTGAGCTAGAAGATGACTCTTGGCTTGACGATGAAGATGATGCAGTGAACATGGTTCAGAGCCACCAAAATTCAAGGAGGAGATGTGAGCTCTCTGACGGAAAATGGGTTTACGATCAATCGTACCCTCTTTATGACTCGACTTGTCCATATCTTAGCACTGCGGTGACTTGTCAAAAGAATGGAAGGCCGGATTCCGACTACGAAAAGTGGAGGTGGAAGCCAAACAGCTGCTCCATTCCAAG GTTTGATGCACTGAAATTTCTTGGAAAAATGAGAAGGAAAAGAATAATGCTGGTGGGTGATTCTATAATGAGGAATCAGTGGGAATCTCTAGTGTGCTTGGTACAAGGAGTTGTTCCAACTGGCAGAAAGAGAGTGACCTACAGTGGTCCTTCAATGGCATTCCATGCAATG GATTTTGAGACATCGATTGAGTTTTCGTGGGCACCACTCCTAGTGGAGTTGAACAGAGGAGCTGACAAAAAGAGAATTTTACATTTGGACTTGAtagaagagaatgcaaagtacTGGAGAGGAGCTGATGTTCTTGTGTTTGATTCTGCTCACTGGTGGACTCACTCTGACAAATCGAGTTC GTGGGATTATTACATGGAAGGGCACTCTCTGTATACAAACATTAATCCAATGGTTGCATACCAAAAAGGACTCACTACATGGGCTAAATGGATCGATTTAAACCTAGATCCTCGAAAAACCCGAGTGATTTTTCGAAGCATGTCTCCTAGGCACAACAG AGAAAATGGTTGGAGATGCTATAATCAGAAGCAGCCTCTGGCTTATTTCAGTCACCAACATGTTCCAGAGCCATTGATAGTGCTACAAACTGTATTGAGAAATATGAGATTTCCGGTATATCTTCAGGACATAACTACCATGTCGGCTTTTCGAAGAGACGGGCACCCTTCTGTGTACAGAAGGGCCATGGGGCAAGAAGAGAAGCAGCACCCAGGAGGCTTATCCTCTGACTGCAGCCATTGGTGCCTTCCTGGGGTGCCTGATAGTTGGAATGAGATGTTGAATGCCTTGCTTTAA